CCAGCTGCTGCGCACGCCCACGCCCGTCTCGGCCAGCACGCGGGTCAGGGCCGAGCGCGCCTGCTCGTGGTTCACGCGGTACCCCTCGACGTTCAGCGCCAGCAGCCGGGCGCGGCTGTGCAGGGCCGCGCGGGTCGCCTCGTCCGGCACCAGGCTCAGCTCGCCGCGCAGGTCGTCCAGCAGCGCCGCGAACTGCGCCGGTGCCAGGACCGGCAGGAACGCCTCGGCACTCAGCGGGTCCGGGCGGGGCAGCGCCGCCTCGTACAGGCGCGGGTCGAAGTCCGGCACGTCGGTGCTGCCCGCATCGGTGTTGCCACCGTCGGTGCTGCTCAGGTCGGCGCGGGCTACCTCGGCGCTGGCTACCTCGGTGCGGGCCGTCGTCGCGCCGTCCGGGGGAGTGTCCCCCTCGAATTCCAGGTCCACGGTGCCCAGGTCCGGCCCGCTGAGCGTCACGCGCGACAGGGGCCGGGTCGGGGGGCTGGTGTCGTCCGGTCGGGTGGGGTCGCCTGGGCGGGTCACCGGCGGGCCGCCTTCACGGCCGACGCGAAGGTCGGGTACACGTTCGACAGGTCGTACGCGCCGGCCAGCAGCACGCGCCGGTCACTGGCCGAGGCTCCCAGCGCCTTCACGAACGAGTCGCGGACCGACACGCCGCCCGCCCCGGCTTCCGGGCTGAGGCCTGCCACGAACAGCGTCCGGGTGGTCCTGGCGCCCAGCAGCTTGCGGGTCACGGTGCCCAGTCCGGCGCGGCCGGGGTCGTCGAGCAGCGCGCCGTCCGTGAACAGCACCACCACGTCGTTCACCTTCGCGGTCTGCGCGGCGCGTTTCGAGGCCTGGGTCAGTCCGGCCGTGATGGCGCTGCCGCGCCCGGTGCAGGGTCTGGTGAGCGCGGTCGTGTAGCGCAGGATGTCGGCCCGGGCCATGCGCGCCCCGTTCTTCGAGCTGAACGTGAAGTCCGCGACGGTCTGCACGCCTTCGCACACGCGCAGCAGGGTCAGGGTGTCGCCGCTGCGCAGCTGGTTGAGCATCACGCTCTGCGCCAGCAGCCGCGCCTGATCCGCGTACCGGAAGGCGGGGTTCTTGCTGCTGCCGGTCATGTCCACCGCGACCGTCAGGTGCAGCGGCGGCGTGGACAGCCCCAGCAGCGTCGAGGCACTCATGGCCGGAACCGGCAGGGACAGGGTGGACAGCAGGAGCAGGGCGGACAGCAGGGCAGGGGTTACGGGCATGGGCACTCCAGGGGGCAGGCGGGCGGCGCCGCCGGGGAAACAGGGGCAGAAGGAGACAGGGCACAGCGCAAGAGGCGCGCGTTCATGGAGCCACCGGGGCCGGATTGCGGGGGTTCAGGCCCGGTAGCGGCACGGCCGCCCCGGCCACGCGCGTGATGCCGGGCGGCGCCTCCAGGCTGCGGCGGTCGTGCGGCAACTCGCGCAGCAGGGCCACCTCGCGGCAGGCGGTCTGCTCGCGGTACAGCGTGACCGGCACGCTCTGACGGCCGTCCGGGTCGCCGATCCACACGGCCATGGCGTACTGCGGGGTGACGGCCGCGCACCAGGTGTCGTTCACGTCGTCGGTCGTGCCGGACTTCGCGCCCAGCGGCATGGCCCGCCCCTGCACGCGCTGGAACAGAGTGGGCCGCAGGAACGGCACGTGGCTGGCGTCGGTGCTGACGGCGGCGGTCAGCAGGTCGAAGGTCTCGTACGCGACGACCTCGTCCCAGAGCGGCTGGCAGTCCGGGCGGGGCAGCGGCAGTGGCCGCCCGGCCGTGTCCGTGACCTCGGCCAGCAGGTGCGGGCGGCACAGCAGGCCCCCGCCGGCGAAACTGGCGTACGCGGCCGCCACGTCCAGCGGCGCGGCCCGGTACGTGCCCAGCGACGGACTGGAGCGGTTGCTGCGGTCCTCCTGATACCCGGCGGCGTCCAGCACGGTACGCAGCGCCTTCTCGCGCGGCGTGCCGACCTGCACGGCCACGGTGTTCAGGCTCCGGGCGTTCGCCTCGCGCACCGTGACCGCCCGTCCCAGGAACGTGCCGGTGCTGTTCCGCACGGCCTGCGAACCGTAACGGGTCGCCTGATCCGTGAAGGCACTCAGCTGCGTCACGCCGTCCCCGAACGCGGCGGCGTACAGCAGCGGCTTGACGGTACTCGCCACCGGACGCAGCGCACTGACCGCCCACTGCCGCCCCGCGTCGCTGCTCTGGTTGCCGCCGGTGGAACTGGCGAGCGCCACGATCCCACCGCCCCGCACGTCCACGATGGCGGCCCCCTCGGCCACGCCGGTCGGGCGGGGGCCGGTGGCCACGCCGGTCGGGCGGGGGCCGGTGGCACCCTCGCCGGTCACGCGGCGCGTCAGGGCGGCCTGCGTGGCCGCGTCGACGGTCAGCACGACCCGCCCCACCCGTTTCGGGTCCAGGCCCGCCGCGCGCAGTTCGCGCCGCACGAGTTCCTGCATGGCCCACACGGGCTCCGGTTCGTTCGTGTAGGCGGGATTGCGGGCGGCCTGCACCACGCGCAGGTCCGTGCCGCTCCCGGCGTACTCGGCCCGCCACAACCGGGGTTGCAGCGGCGTACTGACCGCCTCCAGGTACTCGCCCTGACCGATCAGCCCACGCGACCGCAGGATCTCCAGCGTAACCAGCTGCTGCCTGCGCATCCAGCGGAAGCGGGCGGTGGCCGTCTCGGGCGGCGTGGTGTCCGTCACTAGATAACGGCCCGGCGCGGGCAGCAGGCCCACCAGGAACGCGCTCTGCGCCAGCGTCAGGTCCGCCGGTTCCACCCCGAACACCGCGCGGGCTGCGTCGTACACGCCCTTACGCTGCCCGATCCCGATCCACGGGAGGCTGTTCACGCTCATGGCCAGCACCTCGCGCCGCCCGTACCGCCACGTGACGACCGGCGCCAGCACGAACTCCGTGGCCTTGCGGGTCAGCGTCAGCAGCGGCCCGCGCCGGTCCGTGTCGTAATCGAAATGCCCGGCCAGCACGTTGTTCTTCAGCAATTGCATGGTGATGGTGCTGCCACCCGCGCCGCTCAGCAGGGCACGGGGAAGGCGGCCCAGGTCCACGCCCACGTGCGAGAAGAACCGCACGTCCTCCTTGGCCACGTACGCCAGCAGGAACGCCTCGCTCACCCCGGTCAGCGGCACGCTCAGGGACTCGCGGCACGGAACGGCGTTCACGGCGTTCCCCGCGCGGCAGTGGTCGATCACGCCCAACGGCTCGCCGCGACGGTCCACGACCTCGACGGGCCGCAGTTCCGCCCGCAGATTCCACACCCGCCCCAGCGCCCCGGTCCCCACCGCGCCCGCCACGCCCAGCGCGATCATGCCCACAGTCGCCGCGCCCACCCACGCCAGCGCCGCCCGCAGCACGCGCCGCAGCGTCCACGGCGCGGGCCGCCGCAGGAACGGCGAGCGCGGCCACGGGTTGCGCCACCGCTCCCAGACCCTCAGCATGCCCACGCCCCGTGTTCCCGGCGCAGAACGCTCAGCGGACCACGTCCGTCACGCCGGCCGCCGCCGACCGGAACTGCCAGTCACGCGCCACGCTGTTCCACAGACCCGACAGGCCCACCAGCAGCACCAGCACCGCCCCCAGCGCCGCCAGCGCCGTGACCGCACCCGGCCAGCCCGCACGCGGAAGCGGCGGGCGCGGCGCGCGGGGAGGCCGGGCGGGCCGGACCCGCCGCGCCGGAGCGGGCGCCGCGGACGGCAGGGGAGGCGTTCCAGGCAGGCCCGACGAGTACGGCCGGGGCTTACGCACGAAACTCATGGACAGAGCATACGGGGCAGGCATGAGGGACACATCCCACCAAAGGACGATCAAACGGACGTTAACGCCACTCGCCTGCACCGCTCCGGCCCAGCAGTGTGACAGGGCTTTCAGGATGTTCACTCGGACTAGAGATCAGGACATTCAGGGGTGGATTGAGAAATACCTCAGACTTCCTGTGAAAATCCCTCTGATCCTGCGCCCGAATTCCTGTTTCCAGCCAGTTGGTCTTCAGAGGCCGGGTGATCTGAAAACGCATTTTCGGGGGAATCCCGTTGGTCCCCAGATCGCTGGATCTTACTTGGCAACCTTGTTGCGTTCGGCAATCGCTTTGGCCAGTTTGGGATCAAAGAACCGAGCCGTGCTGGAAAACAGTTTCGTCCACGTCGCCCGGTCTACCACACCGGACGGCGCCAACCCGTTGGTACTCTGGAAAGCAATGACGTTGGCTTCAGTCACTGGTCCAAACCAACCGTCACCGCCCGCGCCCCGCGCTACTTTCGATACGTCCATAAGTCGATTCTGCAGCGCTACGACATCAGCTCCATTCATTCGAGGAGTCGAGAGGCGCAGTGTGCGCCGGAACGCAGGCGCGGTCACTGCGC
The DNA window shown above is from Deinococcus sp. LM3 and carries:
- a CDS encoding transglycosylase domain-containing protein; translated protein: MLRVWERWRNPWPRSPFLRRPAPWTLRRVLRAALAWVGAATVGMIALGVAGAVGTGALGRVWNLRAELRPVEVVDRRGEPLGVIDHCRAGNAVNAVPCRESLSVPLTGVSEAFLLAYVAKEDVRFFSHVGVDLGRLPRALLSGAGGSTITMQLLKNNVLAGHFDYDTDRRGPLLTLTRKATEFVLAPVVTWRYGRREVLAMSVNSLPWIGIGQRKGVYDAARAVFGVEPADLTLAQSAFLVGLLPAPGRYLVTDTTPPETATARFRWMRRQQLVTLEILRSRGLIGQGEYLEAVSTPLQPRLWRAEYAGSGTDLRVVQAARNPAYTNEPEPVWAMQELVRRELRAAGLDPKRVGRVVLTVDAATQAALTRRVTGEGATGPRPTGVATGPRPTGVAEGAAIVDVRGGGIVALASSTGGNQSSDAGRQWAVSALRPVASTVKPLLYAAAFGDGVTQLSAFTDQATRYGSQAVRNSTGTFLGRAVTVREANARSLNTVAVQVGTPREKALRTVLDAAGYQEDRSNRSSPSLGTYRAAPLDVAAAYASFAGGGLLCRPHLLAEVTDTAGRPLPLPRPDCQPLWDEVVAYETFDLLTAAVSTDASHVPFLRPTLFQRVQGRAMPLGAKSGTTDDVNDTWCAAVTPQYAMAVWIGDPDGRQSVPVTLYREQTACREVALLRELPHDRRSLEAPPGITRVAGAAVPLPGLNPRNPAPVAP
- a CDS encoding VWA domain-containing protein, giving the protein MPVTPALLSALLLLSTLSLPVPAMSASTLLGLSTPPLHLTVAVDMTGSSKNPAFRYADQARLLAQSVMLNQLRSGDTLTLLRVCEGVQTVADFTFSSKNGARMARADILRYTTALTRPCTGRGSAITAGLTQASKRAAQTAKVNDVVVLFTDGALLDDPGRAGLGTVTRKLLGARTTRTLFVAGLSPEAGAGGVSVRDSFVKALGASASDRRVLLAGAYDLSNVYPTFASAVKAARR